The following proteins are encoded in a genomic region of Thermococcus pacificus:
- a CDS encoding 2-oxoacid:ferredoxin oxidoreductase subunit beta, translating into MYLKPAYEIREKYLRKDMLPTIFCPGCGIGSALQYTLRAIDDLGLNQDEIVWVSGIGCSSRVPGFVNFDGLHTTHGRALAFATGIKLTNPDLKIIAFMGDGDAAAIGGNHFIHAIRRNLDVTVILINNFTYGMTGGQVAPTALKGLKGTTAPYGQFENPFDIADLAVSAGANYVARWSVFNYLQGINSIKKALQKEGFSLVEFLSPCPISFGRRNRMKTSPELLRWYQKITVPLAKAKKMPPEELEGKIVIGEFADRDRPGLVREYEAYKKRAKKMMGWEE; encoded by the coding sequence ATGTACCTGAAGCCCGCTTACGAGATCCGCGAGAAGTACCTGAGGAAGGACATGCTTCCGACGATATTCTGTCCGGGCTGTGGAATAGGCTCGGCGTTACAGTACACGCTCCGCGCGATAGACGACCTCGGCCTCAACCAGGATGAGATAGTGTGGGTCAGCGGAATAGGCTGCTCCTCCCGCGTTCCTGGTTTTGTGAACTTCGACGGCCTTCACACCACCCACGGGAGGGCTTTGGCCTTCGCTACCGGGATAAAGCTCACCAACCCTGACCTCAAGATAATCGCCTTCATGGGCGACGGCGATGCCGCTGCGATAGGCGGAAACCACTTCATCCACGCCATAAGGAGGAACCTCGACGTTACGGTGATACTCATCAACAACTTCACCTACGGAATGACGGGTGGACAGGTGGCACCAACGGCCCTCAAGGGGCTCAAGGGCACCACCGCCCCTTACGGCCAGTTTGAGAACCCCTTTGACATAGCGGATTTAGCAGTCTCGGCTGGAGCCAACTACGTGGCAAGGTGGAGCGTCTTCAACTACCTCCAGGGCATCAACAGCATAAAGAAGGCCCTTCAGAAGGAGGGCTTCTCGCTCGTCGAGTTCCTCTCGCCGTGCCCGATCAGCTTCGGAAGGAGGAACAGGATGAAGACTTCGCCAGAGCTGCTCCGCTGGTACCAGAAGATAACCGTCCCGCTCGCAAAGGCCAAGAAGATGCCGCCGGAAGAGCTCGAGGGCAAGATAGTCATCGGTGAGTTCGCCGACAGGGACAGGCCCGGACTGGTTAGGGAGTACGAGGCCTATAAGAAGCGCGCCAAGAAGATGATGGGGTGGGAAGAATGA